TCTTCAATGGCCATCTGCAGACGATGTGGACAGCGACCAAACCTGCTGGACCAAAGATTTACTATAAGCGCAAGATTTTCGACGCTGACCACAAGATCTACCATGGAACGTTCGCCGTGGACTTTGCTGTTGAGCCTTTTGAGGCCCCTGAGGACCCTTCATTGTCTCGACGAACGGCTTACTTCACTCCAGAAGAGTTCGATCATATCGGGTCAGACGACTGCAAGCCCATGCTTGTGGTTCTGCATGGTCTTTCAGGTGGTTCTCACGAGATCTACCTTCGACATACTATTGCGCCATTGATTGGCGAGGGCGGCTGGGAAGTCTGCGTGGTTAACTCGCGAGGTTGTGCGCGCAGCAAGATCACCAGTGGTGTCTTGTACAACGCCCGAGCGACATGGGATATTCGTCAGGTAAAGGATACACGTGCCTCAAGGAAAACACCCCACTAACATTCCTCCAAGACCATAAAGTGGCTACAGAAAACTTTCCCCAACCGACCTTTGTTCGGTCTAGGGTTCTCCCTCGGAGCGAACATGCTCACCAACTATATAAGTATTACTTCTCCGAATTTTGGCTCAGTCTAACACAAACTACTGTGGCGAGGAGGGCCCCAGCTGTGTCCTCAAGGGAGCAGTTGTATGCAGCAACCCATTCAATCTAGACGTCTCCAGCAAGATCCTACAGAACAGCTACATCGGCAAAGAAGTTTATCTTCGAGTCATGGGCAGTGAGTCGATATATTCATACGTAGTTCATTAAAGTGCTTGCTGATATTATCAAGGTGCTCTGAAAGAACTCGCTGCCACGCATAGAACCGAGTTGGAAAAGTACAGCAAAATCGATGTTGAGGCCGTGATGAACATCACGTATCTGTATGAGTTTGATCGCCTTATCCAGTAAGTCGTTTCGCTCTACTTCGGCCAAAAATTGACTTTGCCAGGTGCCCTTCTTGGGGGTATCCGACGGAGAGTGCATACTACCGCGATGCTTCATCAGTGGATTCCATACTTTCCATTGAGATTCCTTTCCTGGCTGTCCACTCAACTGATGATCCGGTAAGGACTCCTGTTTTCTGCTCTATTATAACTTCCCAGTCATTTCTAACGGTCGCAAGATTGCCGTCAAGGAAGCTATTCCATATGAAGAATTCAAACAGAACCCCAACACTGTCCTTCTCACCTCTAGCCTGGGAGGACATCTGTGTTGGTTTGAAACCTCGGGCGGTCGGTGGTTTACAAAACCTGTAAGTTTTTGTTAGTGATAATCGCTAGACCTCAAATTAACATTTATAGGTTGCCAATTTCTTAAACCATCTTGCTTTCAAGGCcgatctcgatgatctcaGGCCTCTCGTTAACCCCAACAACAATGATCATTTAGCTGACGGACATGGCTATATCCCTATGCGACGTAAGCTAGTCATTGTGGAAGACTAAGTAGCAGATTTGCTCCCAAGAGCTCTTAGAAGGCCTCCTTTGACGCAATTGATGGCCACAAGTAGATTAGCACAGTATAGACATTTATAGAAGCGCGTTTATATATCATAGATATGACACAGAATGTTCATAGCTAAGAGCTGAAAATGAATTCTATCATTCCATCTAGATGAGGGGATCTGCATCCGCAGACAACCATGGTTCGAATTCAGTCTTGTGCTTTTGTACCGCTGAACCTCCAGAAACCACGAGAAATCATGGTATGACTTCAGTATCTATCAAACTCCATGCGCCAAACAATGTAAAAACTCCGAAAACTTTTGCCATATTATCGGTCGAGGGCCTAGGCGAAAGATACTcgcttcttgctctttgcTTTTGTCCCCTTGCTACCGCTGGTAGTGAACTCCTTGATATTGTCCTCTTCGTTACCCGTGCTCTTgcgctttcttctctttcggAGAGAGTCTTTGGTATCCTCAAGTTTCGACtgcttttcttgttctttcttctcggcctcggccttgcGCGCTTCGCGAATTTCTTCCATCTGACGTTgtttgatcatcttggactcGATCAGACCATCCTTCTCCGCTTGGACAAGCGCCATGATAGTACTCATACTTTCCTAGAGGGATAGTAGGTTAGAATTGCGCAAGCATGTTCGGTACCATAACTTCTTACCTGATCATCAGCAAAAAccttgcctttcttcttcccacgAGGTTTGATAACGCCTACGGGCGTGACAGTGTTGAGTTCGGGAATCCCAAGCTGTTGGTCCGTatacttcttcttcttaggGTTCTTGAACTTTTGCAGAAGCGCCTCGCGACCCTTGTCTTTGACCTGCTTGCTCAGCGTGGGGCcctttgacttcttggacttAGCAATGCCATCGGTGGCGGAGCGTTTGGAAGTTTTTGCAACACCAGGAGCAGCGGcgtgcttgttcttgatggtctttgTTCGTGTGACACCCATTGCGACAGTGGTGGAGGCGTGCGCTTGAGATTTATCCGCGGTACCTCAAGGTTCGAGTGTTTGTTCTAAGTCTTGGAATATTTTTTTCCTGGAGCAATATGATAAGAGGTCACGATAAGAAACTTTTGGGCTGTGAAGTGGGGCCGAGTGGGTGAGCCTAGAAGGGGCGATTGGTCTCGTCTCAGCTTCGATGAAACTCGACGGGAACTCATACAGTTAGTAGGCACGAAGGCTGCACAGGTAagtaggtaagtaggtaggaTATGGTAAAGACGCAGCATTCATAGAAAGAAGCTATTCTCCGTAGTCTGCAACCTCTTGTTACCTGCTTTACTCACACGCTAATTAGGAGAAGTCAGGTGATAGGAGATCTGAAAATGCCTTACCCAATCAATGTCGGATAAGAGCCTTTAAGAAACTGCTAACGTACTTTTGTCAATTATATTACAAGATTTCTATTATTCGACGAATACAAGTGTAACAATACCTGTTGCAAAACTGTACTTGAATGGCATTGATGCCTGACCTGCCAGTGCTCTATTCTCCTATCCAGGACAAGCGAATCAAGACTCATAGGAGATTCATGATGCCACCGACCTACAAGTCATGATCATCCCCTCGGCCGTGGGTAGGGATTTGCACAATATATCAAACCCTGGTTTCTTTGGTTTACCTCACTGTTTAGAGCCGAATGCCACTGTCAGTTCCAAGGGAATATATAAAAGTCGATTTACCAAGATCTTTTGAAGACACTAATAAACCTCATCGTACCTCATAGTACTATTATGCCGAAAAGGAAACGGCTTTAACCTTTCACAGCAGATCGCATAATTAAGGCACGGGAGTTCGGTTCATCAGTGCTTGTCATGAGTAAACGACTGACGGGTGTCTTGGATGAAATTGAAAGACATATCGCCATTGTGTTACTCACTTGTGTATAATTGTTGGTTTCGAAATTCTGATCCGGCTTGCGGGAAAGGTAATTTCACTATTCCACAATTTTTTATCACCTCGAccagtacggagtagttaCTTGTAtgagcctcaacttctcagGCTATCTCAGTTGACAATAATCTCCAGTCACACTGCGTGGTCACTGTCGTCggtttttgttttgtttatTTTGTTGGGGCGACTTCTAacgtaaggtaggtaggtacctagatcGCCACGGTATTCATTGTACTGCTGCTCTATGAAATCATGATTTCAATGGATATGCAGATGGGGCTGGGGGCAACCTACCTTAATCAAGCAGGTTGGACAGGCTTTTCGCAGCTTCAATGACTGGAGAGTTTTCCAGCGAGATGGGTACTAGCTTCCAGGGCTTGCGATCCGACAGGGGCCATTGTGAGTAACTTTTAAGTACATGAtcacaagaagaagaagcgaggcTACATAAAAAGTACACAGGCCTGTCAGTACTGCTCGGATTTTTTTAGTACCATGGAAGGGAACGTTAGGTTACCTTAGTAGGTGGGCTGTCAGAAATTCTTCcatacctaaggtaggtaggtacctctAACATACCATACCATCTTTCCCACTTGCAACTCTTCCAAATCAAAATTCCCAAACATCCAACAACTTCACCTTTGACGTTCCAATCTCTTCggctcttttcttcaatACGTACTACGACACTGCGAAATACCACAACGTCACGAATTCGTCTATGACCATATCACCTTACAATATCTTTCGACCTTGAGCAAATCTCGCCGTGAATCTACTGATtaccccccccccccccccaacCTTGAGACAGTGTAACTCCCAACGGCCACCATCACGAACATCGACCACTATTTCTACTAAATCGACACCGACACTACCAGCCGCAATCTATAAGCGTATCGACGTTGCACACGATTTCTCCGATTCTTTCCCTGGTCTATCCAAGGCATCCTTACCAGGTCGTCCCCGCCCTCTATTGATTTGTCGACGGACCTGTCCCATTCGGTCTTGATGGATACTAGCAACCTCTGGTCCCGCCGCACAAAGTAAGTTGCACATTCACCTACAATATGGAGTTCTCACCAATGCCTTCTTAGCACCGGCAAGCTTTCCCTCTCAACGCCCGGACAAGGGTCCAGTGGTGACTCCTTCAACCGCAATGCCTCATTCCCCAAGCGCCAGGGTGGCGATACTCCTTCATCGACTAAACCGAACCCTTTTAATACCACACCTGGAGGTCTAGTGTCGCCCACGAGCGGTGCCTCCAGTGCCTTTGGCCTAGGCTCTGGAGCGTTTGCTTCGTTTGGGTCGGCTAAAACCCCGAAGACTTCAGCCAATCCTTTCGATACTGCCATGGCATCAGCGGTAGTCAAGTCCGGCACGAAGGACCCATCCAAGAGTGCGGGTAAAGGAGCCAGCATGACTGCGATTTCTGAGAACAACCAGTCTGGGGTATCCACGGCAAATCCTTCGCATGCGTTAGTCGATTCATGGACATTTTGGTATCGACCACCGATCTCGAAGGCACACGGCTTCATCGAATATGAGAAGACGCTACACGAGATCGCAACTGTACGGACTGGAGAAGAGTTCTGGGAGATTTATCGCCACCTGAAACGTCCCTCTACACTCCCCGTTGTCTCTGATTTTCACCTTTTCAAGAAAGGCATTCGCCCAATATGGGAGGATGATGTTAATAAGAAGGGAGGAAAGTGGGTGGTTCggatgaagaagggcgtAGCAGACAGGTACTGGGAAGATctcattctcagcctcattGGTGATCAGTTTGCCGATGCTAGCGATGATGTTTGTGGTGCTGTTCTAAGTGTTCGCAATGGTGAGGACATTCTCAGCATCTGGACTCGCACTGACGGTGGCCGAGTCATCAAGATTCGGTAAGTCTCAATGGTGTGTGATCGACTTTCTCTGGTTTTAGCTAAATGGTGAACAGCGAGACGATGAAGCATGTCCTTAACTTTCCAGCAAGCACTCGCATCGAATTCAAGAGCCACGATTCTAGCATTCAACAACGAACAGCCATCGAGGAGCAGCGCCGTGAAAAGGCtagccaacatcaccaccacgacAAGCGCCACACAGGTGGACCCTCGAAGCAGGCCGCTGAACAGTCCCACCCTTAGGAGATTGGAGTGCGCTCTTGGAAACCCATCTCGGTGTAGTCTTTGTATTGTATATCATGAGTGCCTTCAAACGTCAACGTTGAGGGGCATAATTATTTTTGGCTCGATCTGTTCCTTTGTTTCCACATCACCTTTGGGCGGAGTTGGAGAATTTTTCTGGAAGGGGCTGTGATACCGTGTTTATGAGGCTTAGGGTAGGTGGACTGGACAACTAGATATGAGACATCGGCTGCGCACGACAGGCGAGGTCACGGTGATGACCTTGTTTATGAACGATGTATTACTAGCTGCGTATGATCGGGTACGGTTTGCCATAGCGTATTTCAGTGAGAGCTACAGTCAAAAGAGCGAGCTTAGGGAGCTGATATTTCTCTCCCAGGAACGAGCAAATCGGATCGTCAAGTTGTGGTATTAAAACATATTGTGTATGCACGGATAGAGGCTCACTATTGGCGGTATTTACCGTCATGGGGCCTTGCCTTTGCCCCTGGGATCTCTCCTCCGTTCCCAGATCTGGAGATATGCCTCACCAAGATATAACAGCTCGCTCTGTACTTTATCAACATATAAATCTTGACAAACCACCCATTCACCCGTCGCCTTGTTTTTCAGCTGAACCTTCCATATCTTACGTTCCTCGCCGCTGTCAACAACGTCCTCTCGTACTCGAACAGCTTCGTGAATGACATTGGCTACCAGATCATACCAGATGGGCTCACCTGGGGGCCACTCCTTGGGGTTTGGCTCAACGTATGGTGACATGTCGAGATTACGGGCGTCAAAAGTGACGATTGTTGGGTTGCGCTCAGAAACAAACTTGTTCTGGGAGAAGCGCTTGACGTGAAAGGCAAGAAATGGGGGGAGAGGGTGCATGAGTCGGTAACGCTTGCGTTGAGCGTGGTGTTCTTGAGCCCTCTGACCGTCATATTTTGTGAGAATGGTTGTCAGGGGAACTTGAGGGATGATGTTCTTTTCGAGTTCGTCCTGAAAGAGCGGCGCTGACGGGAGGTCCAGCGTCAGAAGGAGGAAGCGCACAATGTCCACTTTGACATCCGCATCTTCAAAGCGCAGTCGATCAGTAGCGTCGGCACGAGCTGTGATGGCCTGGGATTCAACCTTCATCTTACCCTGGAATGTACGCTGGATCATGGAACTGCCAGGtttggtcttgctgccacCGAGCCCAAGGTGGAGGTTGTTCAAGAACCAGGATAGAAAATCGACAGGATCCGACTGAGTTGTGAGGGTAAAGCGCTTGTTCGAGCGCAGTGATATCTCCTGGAGAAGTTCATGAGGAGAAACGTGAGCCTTGAACGCCCTCGGATTCCAGATCTTGCGGATCAGAATGCTGCATCGCTTGACAAGCTCCGTCTTGTTCGAAAAATCCTCGAGAAGCAGGTAGTTACGCAATGGCGCGACATGCGCAAGAGCCTGTACTATGACGTTGAGATAGTCattctccttgatgttgttcattCCCACAAATCCAGGGATGTACACTTTTCTATCAAGGGTGTAGCTGGTGCGTGGTGTGCGGTCCATCTCGATAACCTCCTTCTTACTATATCGCGGATCCGACACGTACTTGATGTCATCGAGCGAGCGGCTCTTGACCTCGTACCCTTCAGGAAGGACATAGACACGCTGTGTTTCCAGATTTATATAGACGTGGTGATCCTCATCAAGCGAGTGGAAGTAAGCATGGGATTTCGGACCACGACCTTGGAAATACTTTCCGCAGACGAGGCATGCGTAAACGTTGATGTTCGAAAGGGAAACGGAGCATAACTTCTCGAAGTCGAAGTCGAGCACGTTGCGATCGATAGTATCGAGGTAAAGGTCATCATACCCGTCAGTAGGCGCTGATTGTCTTATAGGTGCTGCGGCAGTGGGGTCTtggtcgtcgtcttcgttTGCGTCGTCTTCTTGCGCCATTCCACTGGTATTAGACTCGTCGATGAGTTCGTTCGAAGTACCGTTCGGTTCAGGTGAATCAATGTCATCCAATCGAGATCTCTTGGAAGCTGGCGAGGCTACACCAACAAGATCGTCGAGGGCCTCGGAGGCCTGGCGCTTTGCCATTGTTTATATCAGACAGTCTGATGGATGTAGCTCGCTTCTGTGTGCGGGGTTACGATACAATGAGTATTCGCGACCGTGGCCGTGGTCGCGTTGACGTGATTGTAGTTGAGGCTTGAGGCCAGGGAAGAAAGATTCAAGATCcaagtacggagtatgaTTGTGGTTATTGGGTGGAGCCTTGAAGCTCCCGTCAGGTCCAGGCCCACTCCGGCCGTGGAGGCTACCTAAATATCCCTGTCACAACAGATGACATTGATATACGGAGTATATATGGGTAAAAtacctaggggaggaaataaaactcgggaccttgagCCTAGGTAACTAATAAAAAGATTTGagtaacttagtataaatttaggatgagtttaggataccttttatagagtttattttatcaccctaaacttagatcttatgttttcttgctcccaaaTACGTCTTAGATTACCTACTGCCTTAGTAGTATGTAGCCACAATACAGGTAGATGAGCAACATTTTGTCTATAACCTTTGTACTCCGGAATATGCCAGAATGACCATACCTAATTACCTAGCCAAATGAACGAACatgaaggaaagaaaacagtTATTGGGTTTGGTCTATCCTGCCATAACAACATCGTTACCCGCATCCTTAATTGggccatttccatcttctAGCAATGGCGCAAGGTCATCCATCTCCTGCAGGGTATATTCCACCAGAtaactctcatcaaccaactcCTCGGTACGCTTGTAGTGCCTCTCAGTGTAAACACGAATGGCGTGCAAAACGTCCTTCAGGCTCTTCTGTCCCTTAGCCCCCTTGACAGACAAATTCGAGAACTTTGAGGCAGGATAGCTGCGAATCAGAGTCCACAAGATTCTCTGTGCCACAGGAGCTGTGCGCGCGTTTGTATTCCAATCCCGCAGCCTCAGAAGCAGCATGAAGATCT
This region of Fusarium verticillioides 7600 chromosome 3, whole genome shotgun sequence genomic DNA includes:
- a CDS encoding translation initiation factor 4E (At least one base has a quality score < 10) encodes the protein MDTSNLWSRRTNTGKLSLSTPGQGSSGDSFNRNASFPKRQGGDTPSSTKPNPFNTTPGGLVSPTSGASSAFGLGSGAFASFGSAKTPKTSANPFDTAMASAVVKSGTKDPSKSAGKGASMTAISENNQSGVSTANPSHALVDSWTFWYRPPISKAHGFIEYEKTLHEIATVRTGEEFWEIYRHLKRPSTLPVVSDFHLFKKGIRPIWEDDVNKKGGKWVVRMKKGVADRYWEDLILSLIGDQFADASDDVCGAVLSVRNGEDILSIWTRTDGGRVIKIRETMKHVLNFPASTRIEFKSHDSSIQQRTAIEEQRREKASQHHHHDKRHTGGPSKQAAEQSHP
- a CDS encoding ubiquitin thiolesterase → MAKRQASEALDDLVGVASPASKRSRLDDIDSPEPNGTSNELIDESNTSGMAQEDDANEDDDQDPTAAAPIRQSAPTDGYDDLYLDTIDRNVLDFDFEKLCSVSLSNINVYACLVCGKYFQGRGPKSHAYFHSLDEDHHVYINLETQRVYVLPEGYEVKSRSLDDIKYVSDPRYSKKEVIEMDRTPRTSYTLDRKVYIPGFVGMNNIKENDYLNVIVQALAHVAPLRNYLLLEDFSNKTELVKRCSILIRKIWNPRAFKAHVSPHELLQEISLRSNKRFTLTTQSDPVDFLSWFLNNLHLGLGGSKTKPGSSMIQRTFQGKMKVESQAITARADATDRLRFEDADVKVDIVRFLLLTLDLPSAPLFQDELEKNIIPQVPLTTILTKYDGQRAQEHHAQRKRYRLMHPLPPFLAFHVKRFSQNKFVSERNPTIVTFDARNLDMSPYVEPNPKEWPPGEPIWYDLVANVIHEAVRVREDVVDSGEERKIWKVQLKNKATGEWVVCQDLYVDKVQSELLYLGEAYLQIWERRRDPRGKGKAP